From a region of the Tachypleus tridentatus isolate NWPU-2018 chromosome 1, ASM421037v1, whole genome shotgun sequence genome:
- the LOC143254395 gene encoding serine/threonine-protein kinase Pak-like, producing the protein MGYTLSSYYVIHKGFGDHFCFLMSVSGNVYKTIETGNALKVAIKQMNLTKQPEEELIIEISGLWKNKH; encoded by the exons ATGGGGTATACTCTATCTAGCTACTATGTTATTCATAAAGGCTTTGGTGATCACTTCTGCTTTCTGATGAG tgTTTCAGGAAATGtgtataaaactatagaaacaGGGAATGCATTGAAAGTTGCTATTAAGCAGATGAATCTAACCAAGCAACCTGAAGAGGAACTCATCATTGAAATTTCAGGACTgtggaaaaacaaacattaa